Proteins from one Deinococcus actinosclerus genomic window:
- the queA gene encoding tRNA preQ1(34) S-adenosylmethionine ribosyltransferase-isomerase QueA → MTDATPHAGADAVLHRLNFHLPEDRVAQTGAEPRDASRLMIVGEALEHRVFRDLPEFLRAGDLLVFNQSKVIPARVMARKPVDAHGHGGGSVEVMLLRTEERPELGRHVWSAYLKPARRAGFELWLGGLEHEGGHRAQVVGELEDGARLLRFDHDILPHLDDIGRLPLPPYIDAGDSDETWRDRYQTVYAREPGSVAAPTAGLHFTPDLLARLAAMGVQTAHVTLHVGAGTFRPISGSVADHVMHAERWHVTPETAQAINAARAEGRRVIAVGTTTVRTLESAWDGTQVQPGEGDTQIFITPGRPVNVPDLLITNLHLPGSTLLLLVAAFAGEDRIRAAYDAALDGEYRFYSLGDAMLLTNVRGARSGVSGE, encoded by the coding sequence ATGACCGACGCCACGCCGCACGCCGGGGCGGACGCCGTCCTGCACCGCCTGAACTTCCACCTGCCCGAGGACCGCGTCGCGCAGACCGGCGCGGAACCCCGCGACGCCTCGCGCCTGATGATCGTGGGCGAAGCACTCGAGCACCGCGTGTTCCGCGACCTGCCGGAGTTCCTGCGCGCGGGTGACCTGCTGGTGTTCAACCAGAGCAAGGTCATCCCCGCGCGCGTCATGGCCCGCAAACCCGTGGACGCCCACGGGCACGGCGGCGGCAGCGTGGAGGTCATGCTGCTGCGCACCGAGGAACGCCCCGAACTGGGCCGACACGTCTGGAGCGCGTACCTGAAACCCGCCCGCCGCGCCGGGTTTGAACTGTGGCTGGGCGGCCTGGAGCACGAGGGCGGGCACCGCGCCCAGGTCGTCGGGGAGCTGGAGGACGGCGCGCGGCTGCTGCGCTTCGACCACGACATCCTGCCGCACCTGGACGACATCGGCCGCCTGCCCCTCCCGCCGTACATCGACGCGGGGGACAGTGACGAGACGTGGCGCGACCGCTACCAGACCGTGTACGCCCGCGAGCCCGGCAGCGTCGCCGCGCCCACCGCCGGCCTGCACTTCACGCCCGACCTGCTGGCCCGGCTGGCCGCGATGGGCGTGCAGACCGCGCACGTCACCCTGCACGTCGGCGCGGGCACCTTCCGGCCCATCAGCGGCAGCGTGGCCGACCACGTCATGCACGCCGAACGCTGGCACGTCACCCCCGAGACCGCGCAGGCGATCAATGCCGCCCGCGCCGAGGGCCGCCGGGTCATCGCCGTCGGGACCACCACCGTCCGCACGCTGGAAAGCGCCTGGGACGGCACGCAGGTCCAGCCCGGCGAGGGCGACACGCAGATCTTCATCACGCCCGGCCGTCCCGTCAACGTGCCGGACCTGCTGATCACGAACCTGCACCTGCCGGGCAGCACCCTGCTGCTGCTCGTCGCCGCGTTCGCCGGGGAGGACCGCATCCGCGCCGCGTACGACGCCGCCCTGGACGGCGAGTACCGCTTCTACTCGCTGGGCGACGCGATGCTCCTGACGAACGTGCGCGGCGCACGATCCGGGGTCAGTGGGGAGTAG
- a CDS encoding 3-hydroxybutyrate dehydrogenase, producing MTQDTHRQGTEGRAALVTGGTSGIGLAIARRLAQDGLRVAVLDLDRPQAREVAQAHGLTFIGADLSRRADCRRAVDETVAALGGLDVLVNNAGFQHIDPIAAFPEDTWDAMLHVMLTAPFLLSKYAWPHLTRSGQGRIVNVASIHGHVASPFKSAYISAKHGLIGLTRTAALEAGEQDLTVNAICPGYVRTPLVEGQIADQARTRGLTEQEVEQKVMLEPAAIKRLLNPEDIAALASYVVSPAAWGMTGAVLDLDLGWTAR from the coding sequence ATGACGCAGGACACGCACAGGCAGGGTACGGAAGGCAGGGCCGCGCTCGTCACGGGTGGCACGAGCGGCATTGGGCTGGCGATCGCGCGGCGGCTCGCGCAGGATGGGCTGAGGGTGGCGGTGCTGGACCTGGACCGCCCGCAGGCGCGCGAGGTGGCGCAGGCGCACGGCCTCACGTTCATCGGGGCGGACCTGTCGCGCCGGGCGGACTGCCGCCGCGCGGTGGACGAGACGGTGGCGGCGCTGGGTGGCCTGGACGTCCTCGTGAACAACGCGGGCTTTCAGCACATCGACCCCATTGCCGCCTTCCCGGAGGATACCTGGGACGCGATGCTGCACGTGATGCTCACCGCGCCGTTCCTGCTGAGCAAGTACGCGTGGCCGCACCTGACCCGCTCCGGGCAGGGCCGCATCGTGAACGTCGCGAGCATCCACGGGCACGTGGCCAGCCCCTTCAAGAGTGCGTACATCAGCGCGAAGCACGGCCTGATCGGCCTGACCCGCACGGCGGCGCTGGAGGCCGGGGAGCAGGACCTGACCGTGAACGCCATCTGCCCCGGGTACGTGCGCACGCCGCTGGTCGAGGGTCAGATCGCCGATCAGGCCCGCACGCGCGGCCTGACCGAGCAGGAGGTCGAGCAGAAGGTCATGCTGGAACCCGCCGCGATCAAGCGCCTGCTGAACCCGGAGGACATCGCCGCGCTGGCGAGTTACGTGGTCAGCCCGGCGGCGTGGGGCATGACCGGCGCGGTGCTGGACCTGGACCTGGGCTGGACCGCCCGGTAA
- a CDS encoding CAP domain-containing protein — translation MQTAQRTLGALAALVALGLPATAQSSAEGQLVARLNQVRAQGVTCPGSGQRPVAGSLTFTPALAAAARQQAGYMSATGRITHTGANGSTPRVRAASTGVNAVSVTEIVFMGGSQNPESAIRWWLQSPVHCFWMNEGRYTHVGAAVVQGSRGTAYVMVLSSQPR, via the coding sequence ATGCAGACCGCCCAGCGTACGCTGGGAGCCCTGGCGGCCCTGGTGGCCCTGGGACTTCCCGCCACGGCCCAGTCCTCCGCAGAGGGGCAACTCGTCGCGCGCCTGAACCAGGTGCGTGCCCAGGGCGTCACCTGCCCCGGCAGCGGCCAGCGGCCCGTCGCGGGGAGCCTGACCTTCACGCCCGCCCTGGCCGCCGCCGCCCGCCAGCAGGCCGGGTACATGAGCGCCACCGGGCGCATCACCCACACCGGCGCCAACGGCAGCACCCCCCGCGTGCGCGCCGCCAGCACCGGCGTGAACGCCGTCAGCGTCACCGAGATCGTCTTCATGGGCGGCAGCCAGAACCCGGAAAGCGCGATCCGCTGGTGGCTGCAGTCCCCCGTGCACTGCTTCTGGATGAACGAGGGCCGCTACACCCACGTCGGCGCCGCCGTCGTGCAGGGCTCCCGCGGCACCGCGTACGTGATGGTCCTCAGCAGCCAGCCCCGCTAA
- a CDS encoding NYN domain-containing protein, which produces MQYVVHRPRVGVFIDTQNLYHSARDLMERTVNFETILRSATEGRELVHAISYTVERENEATARPFIYKLSTLGFKVRRMNLTLHHVTDGGKAIYEGNWDMGIVADMVRLMDHLDVIVLGSGDGDFTDIVEVLQERGKRVEVIAFREHTAQKLVDAADRFTHLPDIDGGLMPARQTRAATPKTEE; this is translated from the coding sequence TGCACCGCCCCCGCGTCGGGGTGTTCATCGACACGCAGAACCTCTACCACTCGGCCCGCGACCTGATGGAACGCACCGTGAACTTCGAGACGATCCTCAGGAGCGCCACCGAGGGCCGCGAACTCGTGCACGCCATCAGCTACACCGTGGAACGCGAGAACGAGGCCACCGCCCGCCCGTTCATCTACAAGCTGTCCACGCTGGGCTTCAAGGTTCGCCGCATGAACCTCACGCTGCACCACGTCACCGACGGCGGCAAGGCCATCTACGAGGGCAACTGGGACATGGGCATCGTGGCCGACATGGTGCGCCTGATGGACCACCTCGACGTCATTGTGCTCGGCAGCGGCGACGGGGACTTCACCGATATCGTCGAGGTGCTGCAGGAGCGCGGCAAGCGCGTGGAGGTCATCGCGTTCCGGGAGCACACCGCGCAGAAGCTCGTGGACGCCGCCGACCGCTTCACTCACCTGCCCGACATCGACGGGGGCCTGATGCCCGCCCGCCAGACCCGCGCCGCCACGCCCAAGACCGAGGAATAA